The proteins below come from a single Chloroflexota bacterium genomic window:
- a CDS encoding tetratricopeptide repeat protein — MRRPARNAPRRLVPARAARQPPAHTPQPLAAPRPPLSAAVAAQVSELLQAAVGGHQAGQLVEAEALYRQVLALDEEQPDALHLLGVLALQVGQPAAAVPLIERAIAHRPNAPTFRLNLGNALLALGQTEPAVAAYRRAAQLQPDSPDAHYNLGNALIQQGENAAGLVALRRAIQLRPEHADAHYNLGNALRTEGHAEEAIVAYLATIRLRPDFADAQGNLGILLHEMDRLQDARPYFERALALQPDHRAALRGLAGLEQGQGQYRAAAGLLARLAAVEPEDVRVHDHLARCWLAAGEPLTALSAVVGGLERFPEDRELRHRLVEALQDMAAPLDGRTAEIVRAGLLRAVRDDRFPIQELATPIGRLIVGAPEFPDLLAAVRQGIDPLAAGLPLPPALTDEPMVLAALPRVVFCLPEVERVLTALRRSVLLRATDPDGDRSLPLPYPFLCALAGAAFLTEYAWLVEEDEASRLDALADGLAALLADPAADLASAEGRLLLVGMYRRIGALPGADRLSVLPDACWSEPFRAVLREQVREPLSEARLAAQLPSLTPIAEGVSQAVQAMYEENPYPRWRAARFRAIEPLAVRFRALCPGEPVPAWPTPLPVLVAGAGTGQHPIQTALRLPEADVLAVDLSRTSLGYGARMAAQMAVPNLRLAHADILALGVLEGRFALIECAGVLHHLADPMAGWRVLRRLLRPDGLMSIALYSERARAGIVAARALLAEQAIPSTADGIRAARRQIVELPPEHPAARLTGFWDFYSQSGFRDLAMHVQEHRFTVPRIGACLEELGLQFLGFDVTREVRERFQARFPQPGALLDLAAWDQFEAEQPGTFSAMYQFWCRPR, encoded by the coding sequence ATGCGACGTCCAGCACGGAACGCACCCCGCCGCCTCGTGCCCGCGCGTGCGGCGCGCCAGCCGCCCGCGCACACGCCGCAGCCGCTCGCTGCGCCCCGTCCGCCCCTCTCGGCGGCCGTCGCGGCACAGGTCTCTGAGCTGCTGCAGGCTGCTGTTGGCGGCCACCAGGCCGGCCAGCTCGTCGAGGCCGAGGCGCTGTACCGGCAGGTGCTGGCGCTGGACGAGGAGCAGCCAGACGCACTGCATCTGCTCGGCGTGCTGGCGTTGCAGGTCGGGCAGCCGGCCGCCGCCGTCCCGCTGATCGAGCGCGCCATTGCCCACCGTCCGAACGCGCCGACGTTCCGCCTGAACCTCGGGAACGCGCTGCTGGCGCTCGGGCAGACCGAGCCGGCCGTGGCGGCGTACCGGCGGGCGGCCCAGCTCCAGCCAGACAGCCCGGACGCCCACTACAACCTGGGCAACGCCCTGATCCAGCAGGGCGAGAACGCGGCCGGGCTGGTCGCACTGCGCCGCGCCATTCAGCTGCGGCCCGAGCACGCTGACGCCCACTACAACCTGGGCAACGCCCTCCGCACCGAGGGCCACGCCGAGGAAGCCATCGTCGCGTACCTCGCCACGATTCGCCTGCGGCCGGACTTCGCCGACGCACAGGGGAACCTCGGCATCCTCCTGCACGAGATGGATCGCCTGCAGGACGCCCGCCCCTACTTCGAGCGGGCGCTGGCCTTGCAGCCAGACCACCGGGCGGCCCTGCGCGGGCTGGCCGGCCTCGAGCAGGGACAGGGGCAGTATCGGGCGGCGGCCGGGCTGCTGGCACGCCTGGCGGCGGTCGAGCCAGAGGATGTACGCGTCCACGATCACCTCGCGCGCTGCTGGCTGGCGGCCGGCGAGCCGCTCACGGCGCTGTCGGCTGTCGTGGGCGGGCTGGAGCGGTTCCCAGAGGACCGCGAGCTGCGGCACCGGCTGGTCGAGGCGTTGCAGGACATGGCCGCGCCGCTCGATGGGCGGACTGCCGAGATCGTGCGGGCCGGGCTGCTGCGCGCCGTCCGCGATGACCGCTTCCCGATCCAGGAGCTGGCGACGCCCATCGGGCGGCTGATCGTCGGCGCGCCGGAGTTCCCGGACCTGCTCGCAGCCGTCAGGCAGGGTATCGATCCGCTGGCGGCCGGGCTGCCGCTCCCACCGGCCCTGACCGACGAGCCGATGGTGCTGGCGGCCTTGCCGCGCGTGGTCTTCTGCCTGCCGGAGGTCGAGCGGGTGCTGACGGCGCTCCGCCGCTCGGTGCTGCTCCGGGCGACGGACCCAGACGGGGACCGTTCCCTGCCCCTGCCGTACCCGTTCCTCTGCGCGCTGGCTGGGGCCGCCTTCCTGACCGAGTACGCCTGGCTGGTGGAAGAGGACGAGGCCAGCCGCCTCGACGCCCTCGCCGACGGGCTGGCCGCCCTGCTGGCCGATCCCGCCGCCGACCTCGCGTCCGCGGAGGGCCGCCTGCTGCTGGTGGGGATGTATCGGCGGATCGGCGCGCTGCCGGGCGCGGACCGGCTGTCGGTGCTGCCGGACGCCTGCTGGAGCGAGCCGTTCCGCGCCGTCCTGCGGGAGCAGGTGCGCGAGCCGCTCAGCGAGGCCCGGCTGGCTGCCCAGCTGCCCAGTCTGACGCCCATCGCGGAGGGCGTCTCGCAGGCGGTCCAGGCGATGTACGAAGAGAACCCGTATCCACGCTGGCGGGCCGCGCGCTTCCGGGCCATCGAGCCGCTGGCCGTGCGCTTCCGGGCGCTCTGCCCTGGCGAGCCGGTCCCGGCCTGGCCGACGCCGCTGCCGGTCCTGGTGGCCGGGGCCGGCACAGGCCAGCACCCGATCCAGACGGCGCTGCGCCTGCCCGAGGCCGACGTGCTGGCCGTCGATCTGAGCCGCACGAGCCTGGGCTACGGGGCGCGGATGGCGGCCCAGATGGCCGTGCCGAACCTCCGTCTGGCCCATGCCGACATCCTGGCGCTCGGCGTGCTGGAGGGGCGGTTCGCGCTGATCGAGTGCGCTGGCGTGCTTCACCACCTGGCCGATCCGATGGCCGGCTGGCGGGTGCTGCGCCGGCTGCTGCGCCCGGATGGGCTGATGAGCATCGCACTGTACAGCGAGCGGGCGCGGGCGGGCATCGTGGCGGCGCGCGCGCTGCTGGCCGAGCAGGCCATCCCGTCCACGGCAGACGGCATCCGCGCCGCCCGCCGCCAGATCGTCGAGCTGCCGCCGGAGCACCCGGCCGCACGGCTGACCGGCTTCTGGGACTTCTACTCCCAGAGCGGCTTCCGTGACCTGGCGATGCACGTCCAGGAACACCGCTTCACCGTGCCGCGGATCGGGGCCTGCCTGGAGGAGCTGGGTCTCCAGTTTCTCGGGTTCGACGTGACGCGCGAGGTCCGCGAGCGGTTCCAGGCGCGGTTCCCGCAGCCGGGCGCGCTGCTGGATCTGGCCGCGTGGGACCAGTTCGAGGCCGAGCAGCCGGGCACGTTCTCGGCGATGTACCAGTTCTGGTGCCGCCCGAGGTAG
- a CDS encoding 4Fe-4S dicluster domain-containing protein, producing the protein MSLLPIPLLPGAVPPQADAVSTHGLVLGEIGTTGARPGATGFLTDTTLCIGCKACEVACKQWNQLPMDNFGFSATSYDNTRDLGATTWRHVAFVEQMGGPVGTDGMPGGHAGGGLTSGGHAPTELPPFQSHWLMQSDVCKHCVNAGCMEACPTGAIIRTEQDTVLIQQDICNGCGYCVPCCPFGVPELSLFDGKVHKCTLCYDRTNVGLEPACAKACPTDSIQFGPIETLMARARERVGSLRERGAKTAYIYGDRAVGGTGGMDGLNAFFILTAPPETYNLPARPELPQSRTFPASWSTIGAALALGAMAIFSLRGR; encoded by the coding sequence ATGAGCCTGCTGCCGATCCCGCTGCTGCCGGGCGCTGTCCCGCCACAGGCTGATGCCGTCTCGACACATGGGCTGGTGCTCGGGGAGATCGGCACAACCGGCGCGCGCCCCGGCGCGACCGGCTTCCTGACCGACACCACGCTCTGCATCGGGTGCAAGGCGTGCGAGGTCGCCTGCAAGCAGTGGAACCAGTTGCCGATGGACAATTTCGGGTTCTCGGCCACCAGCTACGACAACACCCGCGACCTCGGCGCGACGACCTGGCGGCACGTGGCGTTCGTGGAGCAGATGGGGGGGCCGGTCGGGACCGATGGGATGCCTGGCGGCCACGCCGGGGGCGGCCTCACCAGCGGGGGTCACGCCCCCACCGAGCTGCCGCCCTTCCAGAGCCACTGGCTGATGCAGAGCGATGTCTGCAAGCACTGCGTCAACGCCGGCTGCATGGAGGCCTGCCCGACGGGCGCGATCATCCGCACCGAGCAGGACACCGTGCTCATCCAGCAGGACATCTGCAACGGTTGCGGCTACTGCGTGCCGTGCTGCCCGTTCGGCGTGCCGGAGCTGAGCCTCTTTGATGGCAAAGTCCACAAGTGCACGCTCTGCTACGACCGCACCAACGTCGGGCTGGAGCCGGCCTGCGCCAAAGCCTGCCCCACCGACAGCATCCAGTTCGGTCCCATCGAGACGCTGATGGCCCGCGCCCGCGAGCGCGTCGGCAGCCTTCGCGAGCGCGGCGCGAAGACGGCCTACATCTACGGCGACCGGGCGGTCGGCGGGACCGGCGGCATGGACGGCCTGAACGCCTTCTTCATCCTGACGGCCCCGCCGGAGACCTACAACCTGCCGGCCCGGCCGGAGCTGCCGCAGAGTCGGACGTTCCCGGCCTCGTGGTCCACTATCGGGGCGGCGCTGGCGCTCGGCGCGATGGCGATCTTCTCGCTGCGGGGGCGCTGA
- the nrfD gene encoding polysulfide reductase NrfD, with translation MAEHGPGDGRGAHDGGRGQQADGDGLTATYERRWEVRRKRGGRSAGDEARNSYYGVPVIHKPHWEWLVVWYFFLGGLTSGSYLVATIAEWFGGAGGKPIARAGRYVSFAALLPCPILLILDLGRPERFLNMLRVFKFRSPMSVGVWGLLSYSAFSMLSTLMQAANDGLMPRRWLFSRFLRAHPARLVAFAGLGSASFLGGYTGVLLGATAVPLWAKNALLLGPLFLTSAVSTSTAAIALVLALTPRAPRESLRRLERLDALALLAELILVLAVRIVPGRVIGRPLTAGRNLWVYLLEIIGLGILAPLALQWPALAHDELPSRKRTILASALVLAGGFMLRTTMVFGGRRSADDPAATFALTASRTSPST, from the coding sequence GTGGCCGAGCACGGCCCCGGCGACGGGCGCGGCGCACACGATGGCGGACGCGGGCAGCAGGCGGACGGCGACGGCCTCACCGCGACCTACGAGCGACGCTGGGAGGTCCGCCGCAAGCGGGGCGGGCGCTCGGCCGGCGACGAGGCCCGCAACTCGTACTACGGCGTGCCGGTCATCCACAAGCCGCACTGGGAATGGCTGGTGGTCTGGTACTTTTTCCTGGGCGGCCTGACCAGCGGCAGCTACCTGGTGGCGACCATCGCCGAGTGGTTCGGCGGCGCCGGCGGCAAGCCCATCGCGCGGGCCGGCCGCTACGTCTCGTTCGCGGCGCTGCTGCCCTGCCCGATCCTCCTGATCCTCGACCTGGGCCGCCCCGAGCGCTTCCTGAACATGCTCCGGGTCTTCAAGTTCCGCTCACCGATGTCTGTCGGCGTCTGGGGTCTCCTCTCGTACAGCGCCTTCTCGATGCTCTCAACGCTGATGCAGGCCGCCAACGACGGGCTGATGCCTCGACGCTGGCTGTTCTCGCGGTTCCTGCGGGCGCACCCGGCCCGGCTGGTGGCGTTCGCGGGGCTGGGGTCGGCCTCCTTCCTGGGCGGCTACACCGGGGTGCTGCTGGGCGCCACGGCCGTCCCGCTCTGGGCGAAGAACGCGCTGCTGCTCGGGCCGCTCTTCCTCACGTCTGCCGTCAGCACCAGCACCGCCGCCATCGCCCTGGTGCTGGCCCTGACGCCGCGCGCCCCGCGTGAGAGCCTGCGCCGGCTGGAACGGTTGGACGCGCTGGCGCTGCTGGCCGAGCTGATCCTGGTGCTGGCCGTGCGGATCGTGCCCGGGCGGGTCATCGGGCGGCCGCTGACGGCAGGCCGAAACCTGTGGGTCTACCTGCTGGAGATCATCGGGCTGGGCATCCTGGCGCCGCTGGCCCTCCAGTGGCCGGCCCTGGCCCACGACGAGCTGCCATCGCGCAAGCGGACGATCCTGGCCTCGGCGCTGGTGCTGGCGGGCGGGTTCATGCTGCGTACGACGATGGTGTTCGGGGGCCGGCGCTCCGCCGACGACCCCGCCGCGACGTTCGCGCTTACGGCCAGCCGCACGTCGCCATCGACGTAG
- a CDS encoding amidohydrolase gives MIVDGHHHVFPYLGGASGFPSAEEHTRLLQRHFTTHNQGARRVADNVLVTEPTLWDGKTPGYEGLLDVGFHVSTHGRFEWEKDGVPYYMQWLPPHLEGNEASPERALAQMQYLGVDRALLQRGYLYGLIDEWLAEIVRRHPDKLRGCLCVDESHLERESEIRHLQRCVRELGLTALYMDNDRFWSGAQGADFGAAPYVPFWEAVQTLGIPVLWDIRFVQRRTLAAYLGEVERLHRLARQFPRIRHVLTHGIPAHGMADGGRIPDEIVALLREPNVTLELLFPLLYGATWEYPYAEAQPIIRELYERLGASKLLWGSDMPNVERSCTYRQTLTYLTRHCAFIPAADLDRIIGENANELYFSLQPAGA, from the coding sequence ATGATCGTCGACGGTCACCACCACGTCTTTCCGTACCTGGGCGGCGCATCCGGCTTCCCGTCCGCTGAGGAGCATACCCGCCTGCTCCAGCGCCACTTCACGACGCACAACCAGGGCGCTCGGCGCGTAGCTGACAACGTGCTGGTGACCGAGCCGACCCTCTGGGACGGCAAGACGCCCGGCTACGAGGGGCTGCTGGACGTCGGCTTCCACGTCAGCACGCACGGCCGCTTCGAGTGGGAGAAGGACGGCGTCCCCTACTACATGCAGTGGCTGCCGCCCCACCTGGAGGGCAACGAGGCCAGCCCCGAGCGCGCCCTGGCCCAGATGCAGTACCTGGGGGTGGACCGCGCTCTGTTGCAGCGCGGCTACCTCTACGGGCTCATCGACGAGTGGCTCGCCGAGATCGTGCGGCGGCATCCCGACAAGCTGCGAGGCTGCCTCTGCGTGGACGAGAGCCATCTGGAGCGTGAGAGCGAGATCCGCCATCTCCAGCGCTGCGTCCGCGAGCTTGGCCTGACGGCGCTCTACATGGACAACGACCGCTTCTGGTCTGGCGCGCAGGGAGCAGACTTCGGGGCCGCCCCGTACGTGCCGTTCTGGGAGGCCGTCCAGACGCTCGGCATTCCCGTGCTCTGGGACATTCGCTTCGTGCAGCGGCGGACGCTGGCCGCCTACCTGGGCGAGGTCGAGCGGCTGCACCGGCTGGCTCGCCAGTTCCCGCGGATTCGCCACGTCCTGACACACGGCATCCCCGCCCACGGCATGGCCGACGGCGGCAGAATCCCCGACGAGATCGTGGCGCTGCTCCGCGAGCCGAACGTCACGCTGGAGCTGCTCTTCCCGCTGCTGTACGGCGCCACCTGGGAGTACCCCTACGCCGAGGCCCAGCCGATCATCCGCGAGCTGTACGAGCGGCTCGGCGCGAGCAAGCTGCTCTGGGGCTCGGACATGCCGAACGTCGAGCGGAGCTGCACCTACCGCCAGACGCTCACCTACCTGACGCGGCACTGCGCGTTCATCCCGGCAGCAGACCTGGACCGGATCATCGGGGAGAACGCGAACGAGCTGTACTTCAGCCTGCAACCGGCTGGTGCCTAG